The nucleotide sequence CGGGTGGTATCTTCGCTGCGGGCCAAGAGCATGGCACTTAAGGCGCGGGCGATGCGACCGTTGCCGTCTTCAAAGGGGCGAATCGTCAAGAACCAAAAGTGCGCGATTGCGGCTTTGATGGCTCCGTCTTGCGTCGAGTTTTCAAACCAGTCTATAAAACGCCCGATTTCGAGCGGAATGCGTTCCGGACTTACGCCTGTAAAGGTTCCGATGCCGCTCTCCTTGGTCCTGAAGCTTTTTACTTTGTTCTGGCCGATGGCGGCGTGCCACGCGAAAAGTCTCTCTTCGGTCAGCGGGAGCTTTGCGTTTTGAATAGCCCCTACAAAATTTCGGATGTCGTTCTTGGCGGAATTCTTCTTTTGAATTTCGTCTTCCAGGTTTTGCAAGTTGAGCTCGGTTCCGTCGAGGGCATAGTTCGCCGCAATATCGCGGGCGAGCATCTTGGTTTCGAACTCGGTATTGCATACCAAATCCGCCACACCTACGAGGGCGCCTTCAAGCAGGCGGGTCTGCCCCAGGGCGTCAATGACGCTTTGGGCGTTGTAGCGGAACTTGGTCCAGTCGGGGTACTGGTGTATGAAAAGCGGCTTAGAGACTATCATTTAACGCAAAATATACGTAGAATGCACCAAAAAGCAAGGCCGAAATTGGAATGTTCCATCTTGGAATAAGAAATTGTCACTTTTTTTCGCCGATTTACCTAAATGTGTTTATATTAGTTTACAAGATGGATGAAAGGGGTCCAAGCGGTTTTAGGTGTTTGCGCTTGGTGAGAGGCTCGGTGACGGGGTTGGCGTACCGAGCCTCTCCTTTTTTTTATAGTCCCCGCGAAGGCGGGAGTCAGCGTCGAGTGTCTGAAATTCTATTATTGTGCCATGCAGAAAATCGATACATGGTACAAGGCCGAGGGCTATTGCCCTGCCGAAGAATTTGAATTGGCAAGCTACCTGCTTTTTGAAGCCGGCGTGGCAACGCTCGAAGAATTGGACCCTAAGGCAGAAGGCCGCACGGATTTTTGCTTTTATACCGGCGACAAGGCCGAACGGGACCGTATCGTAAACGAATTCCCCCAGTATCATTTTTCCGTTAGTGAAGAACCCGCGAAGGATTGGGACAAGTGGTGGCGTGACCGTGCCCAGCCCGTGTCCGTTTCGCCCCATTTGTGGGTGCGTCCGCCTTGGGTTGAATTTACTCCCGATGACCCGAAAGCCGTGGTGCTTGAACTCGAAGCAAAGACTGCATTCGGCACCGGCGAACACGATACCACCAGCAGCTGTGCCACCCTTATGGAATCGATTGATTTCAACGGCAAGACGGTGCTGGACATCGGTACGGGTACGGGAATCTTGGCCATGTACGCTCGCCGCATGGGCGCCCGCATGGCAGTCGGTACTGAAATCGATCCGCTCACGATTCCTTGCATTGCCGAAAATTTCGAACGCAACGGTTTCAAGGAATGCGATTGCATTCTCGGTTTCTTGGATGCTTTTAAAGATGGTGCCAAGTTCGACGTCATTCTCTGCAACATGATCCGCAGCGAACTTTGGCCGCTCCGTGACGATATCGAAGACTTGCTCGCCGAAGGTGGCGAGTTGATTATCTCGGGCCAGCTTTTGACCGAAAAGGATTATATCCTCAAGTGGTTTGAAGAAGCCGGCTTCAAAGTCAAAGAAGAACGAATTAGCACAGAGTGGTGGAGTGTGCTCGCACACTCCTAACCATATTCCCTTTTATTCCTACTCTTTGTTCTTGACGCAGCGCACCGAGCGTGCGACTGTCTTGGACTTCGCGAACTTCTCGAGGACGGTGTTGGCATTCGAAATGGAGTAGTAGAATGCCGAGCTGTCGCTCACAATCGTGCTCGTCCAGAACTGTGCGCTAGTGCCGAGTCCGGCGAATTTTCCGTCGTAGTAACCGGCCGGAATCGCCGTGAATCCGAATTCATTTTTAGGATAGGCGATTTCTTTCCACAAACGGGTTGCCTTCAGCAGGGTGCCGATTTTCGCCGTGTTGTTCACGGCCTTTTCGAGGTTGTCCCAATCGGTTCTTGTAGAGACATGCCAGCCGCTGGGGCATACGCCTTGTTCGGTTCCGCCCAAGGTAGCGGCATTCCAGGTGTAGAGCCTGCCGTAAGTGGTGCAGTTGGAATCGGTGCTGTCGTAACAGACAGAGCCTTTTTTCAGAAGACTGGTGGTGTCGATGTAGTTCATGTTGTCGGCCATCCAAGTGTCTTCACCGATTTTCGTCGTTCTGTAGACCTTGTCGTCGCGAGTGTCGGTATAGGTGCCGAAATCCGTGAATTCAATAGGAGTGGCGCCTTCGTCTCGGATGCAACGTACCGGGAGGTATTTGCGTTTGGCAATGTCGGATGACCTCATGGAGGTGCCGCTGGAGAACATGTAGGCCCCGCCCGTGGAGGAGTCGTTTTCGGCAGTCCATAAACCGGTGTAAGAATAGTCTTCGAATCCGCAGGCGATGTAGTAACCCAAGGGGTACAGGTTGAAACCTGTGGCGGGTTCAAAATTGTTGATGCTGCGCCATCCGCTGACAGACGAAATGTCTGCAACATTTTTGCCGATGTTTTCGTAAAGGTGTTCGAATTCATTCTTGCTGGGAATGTGCCATCCGCTGGGGCAGAGTCCCTGGGGCTTTTCGGGCACTTCTACTTTTTCCATCATGTTACCGCTGGGGACATCCAATGCGGCATTCCAACGATAGTAGCAGCTGTAAACGGAATCAACAATACCGGAGGTGCATTTGCTACCGACACCTTTATCGGCGTATCCGCCTTCAGTGACGTAGACTAGGTTTTCGGCCATCCATACCTGGTCCACGATTTGCGTGGTCTTGTAGACCTTGTTATCGCGCAGGTCGGTCAACGTGTTCGCGACGCTGTCGTAGACGCTTCCTGCCTTGGGAGCGGGTGTAGCGCCTTCATCGATGTCGTAGTTTTTAACGCAGCGGACAAAGTTCTTTTGTTCCTTAAAGGTGCCGCCGCCACCTCCGGCACCACCTTTTGAGAAACAGATTTCTCTGGCGTAGTTTTCCGAAAAACTGGGACCGTCTTCTTCGGCGAACCAATAGCAAGATTCCGTGTGTCCCACAGAACCGTAAGTCACATAGACTCCGGCGTAAGAAACGTAGCCGCCGTAAACGGCAGAAAAACCGAAGGCGTCCGTTGCGGTGGAATCTTCGGGCCAAGCGCCGTTTCTGTTGGATTTGAGCGCGGCTCCAATATCGGTGTAACCTTGCTTCTTTACGTAATTGACGAGGATGTTCCAGTCGTGAACTTGCGGCAAATGCCAGCCGTCGGGACAGATTCCTTTGTAGTTAAAGACGTCTGTTGTACTGCAATATGTGTTGAATGGCCTTGAAAGGTCCACGGCTTCGCCCCAGGTGTACAGCTTTCCGCAGTTATAGCGGGACTCGGAGCTTTCCTCGGTTTTCAGGTCAAGGTTTTGCGCCATCCATGTTTGAATGCCGATTTTTACGGTCTTGTAGACGCTTCCGTCTCGCGGATCCTTAAGTTCGCCGTATTCGATGTCGGGGTTCAAATAGTCGTCTTGAGTGCGTTTTTGAGAGCTTTCGCTGCCAGAAGACGAATTGCTGTCGCTGGTAGACGAAGAGCTTGTGTCGTCTGTGCTGCCAGACGAACCGTTCGAATTGGAACCAGATGAATTGTCCGATTTGCCGCTTGACGAGGATCCATCCTTGTCGTTCGATTTAGAATAGCTCGAAGACGAATCCTGCGAATCGTCATCATTGGGGCCTGTGGTTCCGCTCTTTCCGCTACAGCCGGCGAGAACGGCGGCGCAAACACAGGTGTATAAAAAAGCTTTTCCCTTGATGTTCATAGAACCCCCATATAAAGCGTTACGTAAAACTTAGTATTATTTTCCGCGGCGCATGGAACTGAACTGTACCGGAGAATTGTTTCGTTTCTCGTTGCGGTTGTTTTGCTCGCGATTTCCGCGGTTGTCCTTGTTGGAATGGAAGTCGCGGCCCTTGTTGCCGTTAAACTTGCGGTCGCTATGGAAACTCTTGCGCTCTTCGCGCCTGTCATTGCGCGGTTCGCCAAACTGTGCTGCGCGGCGTTCCTTGCGGGCAGAATTTTCCCAGCGGCCCTTGTCGCCGGATTTCTGTGGCACGATAGTGACAACGCGCTGCTCGCGTTTCTGCTGTTCGCGCTGGCGGTAGTCCTCGTTTTCTTCGCGCTCCTTGCTCGGGAAGAATTCCTTGCCTTCGGCCTTCGCGCTGCGGCTAAGGAGCAGTCGGCCAATCTTGCCGAGTTTCAGGCGTTCAAGCGTCGCGCGAATCTGCGGGCGATTTTCTGGAATGTACCAGAAGAAGAACTGACGCTGGCTGCGCTTCTGTTCCGGTGTCTTTGCCACGTAAAGTGGCTTGCCATCCGGTGTCATTTCGCTGTAGAACATCTCGGTCGCAATCGTCATCGGTGTCGGCGTAAAGTCCTGCACCTGTTCCAGCTGGAATCCGAGCTGTTTTGTCTCGAGTGCAAGTTCCGCCATGTCGGCCTCGGTGCATCCGGGGTGGCTACTGATAAAGTAAGGAATAATCTGCTGGCGCTTTCCGATGCGTTTGCATTCGTCGTCAAAGAATTCCTTGAACTTGTGGAACAGCGTAAAGCTCGGCTTGCGCATCAGCTTAAGGACTGCATCGCTCGTATGTTCCGGGGCCACCTTCAGGCGCCCGCTCACATGATAGTCGATGAGTTCGCGAGCGTATTCCTCGTGGTCGCGGATTAGTTCCTTGTCGTCGGTTTCTTGCAACAGCATGTCGTAACGCACGCCGCTTCCGATGAACAGGTGCTTCACCTTCGGGTGGTTGCGCACTTCGCGGTAAAGCTCCAAAAGCTCATGATGGTGCGTGTCCATGTTGTCGCAGACTTTCGGAGTCAGGCAACTGGGGCGTGCGCATTTTTGGCAACGGCTCGGATCACGGCCACGCATGTTGTACATGTTGGCGCTCGGGCCTCCCAAATCGGTGATGGTGCCGGCAAAGCCGTCCATCTTGGTAATCAAATCCACTTCGCGCAGAATGCTTTCGCGGCTACGGCTCGCGATGAACTTGCCCTGGTGTGCGTTGATGGCGCAGAAACTGCAGCCGCCAAAACAGCCGCGGTGCGTGTTGATGCTGAACTTGATCATGTCAAACGCAGGCACGTTGCCGCGCTTTCTGTAACGCGGGTGCGGTTCGCGGGCGTAGGGGTATTCAAAGCTTTCGTCGAGCTCGCCGTATTCCAGCGGCGGGTATGCCGGGTTAATCACCACGGTCTGTTCCGCGACATCCTGCAGAATGCGGCGCTGGAACCACTTGTTACATTCAATGTCCACCTTGCGGCAGTTGTCAATTTGATTGCGCTTGTTGGCGAGGCATTCCTCGTAACTATACAGGCGCAAGTCTTCCCACTGCTTGGTCGTGGGAATTTGTCCCTTGGGCGCAAGGTAAGCGGTCTGCGGAATCGAATGCAGGCTGGAGAAGGGTACGCCCTTCTTCAAGAGTCGCACGATTTCTTTCAGCGGCTTTTCGCCCATACCGTACACGAGAATGTCGGCTTGTGTATCAAACAGAATGCTCGGCTTAAGTCTGTCGCTCCAGTAATCGTAATGCGTCACGCGGCGCAGGCTTGATTCAAGCCCGCCAATCAGCAGCGGAACATCGGGGTAGAGCTTCTTTAAAATCTTGGCGTACGTGTAAGTTGCGTAATCGGGGCGGAATCCGGCCTTGTTTCCCGGCGTAAAAGCATCGTCGCTACGCAGGCGTTTGGCGGCGGTGTAATGGTTCACCATGGAATCCATGCCGCTCGAAATCGCAAAGAACATGCGGGGCTTGCCGAGCTTTTTGAAATCACGCAAGTCGTCGCGCCAGTTCGGCTGCGGTAAAATTGCCACGCGTAGGCCTTCGTGCTCGAAAAGGCGACCGACCACGGCGTGCCCAAAGCAGGGGTGATCCACGTAGGCGTCCGCGCTAATGATAATCACATCGACATAGTCCCAGCCGAGTTCGTCCAGGTCTTCTTTGCAGATGGGTAAAAAGCGCGGATCGTACATAGAGTGAAAGATAGTAAATTTCTAAATTTCCTCCCATGAAACCTTTAAGCAATCGTACTGAACATTTTACGGAATCGGTCATTCGTCACATGACGCGCATCGCGAACGCTTGCGGTGCAATCAACTTGTCGCAGGGTTTCCCGGATTTTGACCCGCCCAAGGCCTTGCAAGACCGCCTGGCCGAAGTCGCCCATACAGGCCCGCATCAGTACGCGCTTACGATTGGCGCCCAGAATTTCCGCGAGGCGCTTTCCAAAAAGCAGGAACGTTTCAGCGGCTTGCGTTACGACCCGCAAACCGAAATGGTCATCACCTGCGGCAGTACCGAAGCCATGATGGTTTCGATGATGTCGATTTGCAATCCGGGCGACAAGGTGGTCATCTTCTCGCCATTCTACGAGAACTATACCGCCGATACGATTTTGAGCGGAGCAAGCCCGATTTACGTGCCGCTTGACCCGCACGATTTCACCTTCGATGCCAACGTCCTCGAAGATGCCATGAAGCAGCCGGGCGTCAAGGCGCTCGTACTTTGCAATCCGTCGAATCCGAGCGGAAAAGTCTTTACCCGCGAAGAACTGCAGATTATTGCAGACCTCGCCATCAAATATGATTTGTATGTAATCACCGACGAAGTCTACGAACATATCGTCTTCGCGCCGCATCATCATACGTATCTGGCAACGCTCCCGGGAATGCGCGAACGCACCATCGAATGTTCCAGCCTTTCCAAGAGCTATTCCATTACGGGCTGGCGCTTGGGCTATGTGCTCGCTGCCGAACCCATCATGAACTGCATCAAGAAAATTCACGACTTCACGGTGGTGGGTGCCGCCTCGCCGCTGCAAGAAACTGCACTTACCGCGCTCAACTTCGGTGACGATTACTATCAGGAACTCCAAGCGCATTACACGCACATGAAGGAAATCTTCACCGGCGGCCTGCACAATTTAGGCTTCAAGTTCACCGAGCCGCAGGGCACGTACTTCGTGATGATGGATATCAGCGAATTCGGCTACAAGTCCGATGACCAGTTCTGTATCGACCTTGCGCAAAAAGTGGGTGTCGCCGCAGTGCCGGGTTCCAGTTTCTTCCGCGAACCGGTGAATCACCTGATTCGCTTCCACTTCGCCAAGAAAGACGAAACCCTCTACGACGCACTTAATCGCTTAGAGTGCCTCAGAAAGAAAATGAAATAGTAGACAGTAGGAAGTAGGCAGTAGACAGTATTTGTTGCAATTCTCATTGCTCAAAGCGAAGCGACCTCATACCTCGTTCTTCTCTGCATCCCGCTTCGAGTAAACACACCCGCAGTAATTCTGCCTATATAAATTGTATTCGGCGGAAAGCTGAATGGAACGCTTGTACCCGCCCTTCTTCTTGAAGTCGCTGGGCAGGCGGCGGATGCCGTAAATATCGCACTGCTCCTGCACCACCTCGTTCAGCACCTGTGCATTTTTCATGGGACTGATCGTGAGCGTGGTGGTAAAGTATTCGCAGTTCAGTTCCTTCGCAAGTCTTGCCGATTCAGCGAGGCGCAGCTCGAAACACTTGCGGCAACGAGCGCCGCCTTCGGGCTCGTTTTCAAGCCCGCGAACGGTGTCGTAGAATTTTTTCGGGTCGTATTCGCCTTCAATCAGCGTGACCGGATGCTTCGTCTTGAATTCTGCCACAAACCGCTTGATTTCTTCGACGCGGTGGCGGTATTCTTCGTCCGGCGCGATATTCGGATTATAGTAGAAAAGCGTAATCTTAAAATACTGCGATAGGTATTCAATGGTGTAGCTGCTACAGGGTGCACAGCAGGCATGCAACAAGAGCGTCGGCACTTCGCCGGTGCGTTCCAGCCTGCGGATGATATAATCCAAGTCGCGCTGGTAATTATGCTTGGGTGCGTTGGACTGCTGTTCCATGGCCTACTCCCAACTTAAGGTGCCAAAAGCGGTAATCCAGTAGCAAATGGCCGTAATTACGGCGAAAGTCCCCATCACGGTGCGTTCCTTATGGGCGGTGCTAAAGAGAACCGTCGCGGTATAGAACGTCAGGTAAAGCGCAAAGAAGAAGGCGAGAATTCGCGTTACCATGAATGGGATAATCTCGGGTAGAACATGTCCCGCCGAAAGTAACACGAAAAGGGCGACGAACTGCATCGTGGTCGGCACAATGAATGCCTTGCGGACTTCGGGCGGAATCACCTTGTAGCGGGCATTCATGGCGTATGCGCCGAGCGGGGCGCCCAAGGCGAGCGCGATATTCAAGGCGATAGAGGGCAAAAAAGCGACTGCCCCGATGATTGTAGCGATAATCATTGTTAAAAAAATAGAATTTAAGTGAGGAAGGGGATCCCCGCGTTCGCGGGGAAGACAATAAAAAAGAGGACGGCCCTGGGTAAAGGAGGTAACCTAGGGCCGTCAGGGAGTGTTTGGGTACCCATAAAATAGATATTCCAACTTGGAATAAGCCTAAAAATCGTATAAATCGCGTATACCCGAGTAAACATCCTGTATCCACCTAAAACAGGGGCAAAATTGGCTTATTTTTTGAATTTTGGACCATTTTTACTATATTCCTCATTATGCTGGACCTCTATAACATTGTGGCGGAACTGTGTTCTGATATCGTAAACTCCTGCTCGGAGAAATTCTTTGTCGAATACAGCTGTGTTTCCCCAGCCGAAAAAGCCCGTATCACAAAAATTGTCCAGATAGGAATTCCCGTATTGTTTCTGGAATCCGGCGAAGGGGTGTGCGTCCGCGAGCTTTCCTCCGAAAATTTGACCACCGAATTTCTTGAAAACTTGAAATCGCTCGTCAATCGTTTGAAGGCTGACCGCGATTATTATGCGCTACTCGGATTATTGCAGATTTTGGATCGGTCCATGACTTTGCTATTGAACGAAGCCATAGCGGAGTTTGAACAGGAATCTTTTTCAATTGTATTGAACACTAACCGCGAAACGGTGGGGGTGGGTATTTTGCCGCGTTGCTCCTGCGTGTGGGAGCGCAAACACCGCCTGGTGCACCGCTACAACAACCTCGAAAGTTTCCTCTACAATATATTGCTCATCGAAAACTCGGTGCTTGGGGAACTCATTGATGAACATTTCTTTTTGAAAAAGGAACTGTTTCCCCGATTCAAGGAACGCAATGCCGTAAAGATTGCAGCTACCCCCTTAAGGCGTGAACGCAATTTTAAAGTCCAGCTCACCGACAAGGACAAGGTGCAGTATTTCAACATCGAATACGAAAATCCTTCCTTCGACTCGGATAACGAACTCATCTGGAAAAAGATATGGACTGCCGCCGAAAACGAAAGTGATATTGTGGTGTTTCCGGAACTTCTCGGAAATTCCAAGATGGTGGATTTCGTGGCCGGCAAAATCAAGTCCCTTTCTCCGGCCGACGCCGATAAGATTCCGTCCCTGATTATTCTGCCCTCTTACTGGGACAAGAATCGCAACGTGGTGACGGTCATGGACAAGTTCGGCAACGTGATTTGCAAGCAGAACAAGCAGAACCCTTTCCGCAAGGTGTTCGGCGGTGTCGGGTATCTGGAACAAATCAATTCAAACCTTGTCGTCAATATCCTGCATTTTGAAGGTGTCGGTCGAATTGCGATTATGGTTTGTAGGGACTTCCTTGAAACGGAATACATGCAGCAACTGATGCGCTGTTTCAAGCTGACGCTCATTATTGTACCGTCGTTCTCTACGGGATCTTACGATTTCCGCCGTTCCTTTGACTTGTGCGCTCACGAAGACTGCAACGTGGTGTGGATCAATTCCTGCGCTGCCTTGATCAAGGGTAAGGAAGCCAACTTCCAGGACATCGGTTACGTGCGCAAGCGAATTTCCCGCAACGAAGATGAAGCCCAGATGCTTTATAAAATGCCGATTTGCAAAGGGGCCTTCGACGGCGAATGTGCCCATGACTGCATTTATTACGAGACTATACAAGGGGTGTGATCATGGAATTTGAATCGATTGAAAAAATCCACCAGGGCAAGTTCATTACTCGATACGATATTCATTACAGAACGGTCAGCGGCAAGGCCAAGACCTACGAAATGATCAGCCGCAATCCCGATATTACGGGGCTCAAGGATATGCTCGAAAAGAAGCCCCATGCCGTAGTGATGATTATGCACGATTGCACCGGTCAAAAGCTCCTGCTTTGCAAGGAATACCGCATGGCCGTGGGTGAAAGCATCTACAATTTCCCGGCCGGCCTCATTGACCCCGGTGAATCTTACGAAGAAGCCGCTGCCCGCGAACTCCGCGAAGAGACCGGCCTTACGCTTATGCGCATAGACGAAGTGTGGAAGCCGAGCTATTCTGCTGTAGGTTTCTCTAACGAGCGAAATGTGGTCGTGTTAGGCGTGGCCGGTGGTGAAATCCGCCCCAGCGATTCCGAAGTTGAAGAAATTCAGGCGCAGTGGTTCGACAAGAAGCAAATCCGCGAAATCTTGAAAGACGAACGCCTCTCCGCCCGCACCCAAACTTATTGCGCCATGTGGAGCCGCACTTAAGTCCCCCGCCCTACGTCACCCTGAACTTGTTTCAGGGTCAGCTTTCCAACCTCGCTGTCATCCTGAACTTGTTTCAGGATTGTTTCAGGATTGTTTCAGGATCGTTTCAGGGTCAGCTTTTATCCGAAGAACCTAGAAACATACCTTCCCCCTGATCGCCGCATGCAGCGGGTGTAGCGCCTCGTCGCGTGTTCGCCTAAAAGTCACCGCCATTGACAGCTGCAAAAAATCATTGCCGACCTCGGCGCTGCTTCGTAACTGCAGTTCCCTCGAAGGCTTCCCTTTAGGAACCGTCACTGCGATACTCGTCTTATTAAAAGCATCAACCCCATAAGTGACCCCCGCCTCGTAACGAGGCGGGCCGAAGCCTTCGTCTCGAGTATGCCTTGCGCGGACTTTCCCGGAGAAAATGAGCTGCTTGCGATCAATGCTCCAGGAAGATTGCGCATTTAGAGCCAAGTCCTTTTGTCGGCAATGGTCTTCGGCTTGCAGGCATGTAACGCTGGTGGCGCTCCTTAAAACGTTTGGCCCCCATTCGGCGGTCGCTTTAAAGCGGGTCTTGCTGGAGTCGCCTTCAAGCGGAATGAGCGTTCGGGCGTTTACGGTGAGTTTGCTTTTCCAAGGGTCAAATGTGGCGACGCCGATTGTCTGGCTGCCCCAAAAACGGCTCTTGACAATAGTGGCTGCCAGATGAGCCTCTTGAGGTAAGGTCTCCCCGTGGACATAAGCGTCCGTCTTCCAAGTCAGCGAGGCAAATTCCATTTTTTCTTTGTGCTGCAGCTGCAATTTCATTAGAGGTAGGTCTCCCTTGTTTTCGGGAATCCACCAGGCTGCAAAACTTCCCCAACGGCCTTTCGCCTGCGACGAAAAGGAACGGTGCTCGACGCTGTCGGTCGGGTGTGTATGATTCCAGTAAGCCAGCTGCAAGTCTAAATCTTTGTTCGGCGAAAAATTCATGGATAGTCGCGTTGTCATCGCCGTATCCAGAAGCGCTCCCGCCTTGAATGCCCCTAAGGGGTAAAGTAAGACGGTGCCCCATAAGGTGTCTGTAGGAATCGTGCTGTGGATTTCTTTAGTGGAAACCTGCCCGAAGTGAGCCTCGCTGCCTTTGTTCCTGTAAGTCAACAGGGACTGCGAACCTAGCCGCAGCGAATAGCGGTAAAAGTTGATGCGGATTTCAGCACGTTGGCTTTCAAGATGCCCCAGGGAATCTGTGCGGCCTCGCCATTCTGCGAATCCATGCGGAACGATGCTCGGCCGCTCGCTTTTTCGGACTTGCCTTTTTGTGGAAGGCTTCTTTGTTTGCTGCTTCTTTGGCTGGGGCGTTTCGTCGGTGGTGCAATTTTCTAGGGCGTACACCTCGGCCAGAATGCAGGCCTCTTGGGTATTGCCTTCTTCCAATAGGTCTAAAATTTCACGGGCCTCGTCGCTGTCAATGATTCCGTCGTCCCACCATTCAAAAACCTGAGCCTCGTTAAGGGTGGCGGCGTTGACCGCCAAAGCGAAGGCGGTTAAATAGAGCGTTAGTGCGAAAAACTTCATTTTTCAGGGGAGCCTCTATACTATATACGCCGTTTTGCACAAACCGGTTCATTTTTGCACCCTGAAAAGTTCTATTTTTGTTTTTATGGCAAATAACTGGTCTAAAAAGCCCTTCTCGAAAGGCCCCTCGAGGCAGCCTTCCCGCAACGCCTCTGCTGCTGGTCGCGACTTTGTGCCGCACCTCAAGGCTCCCCGCACCGACTTTCCGCTGTTCAACGGAAAGCGTGTGACTCCGTCTTTGGCGGGCCTCGACAAG is from Fibrobacter sp. UWT2 and encodes:
- a CDS encoding FISUMP domain-containing protein, with product MNIKGKAFLYTCVCAAVLAGCSGKSGTTGPNDDDSQDSSSSYSKSNDKDGSSSSGKSDNSSGSNSNGSSGSTDDTSSSSTSDSNSSSGSESSQKRTQDDYLNPDIEYGELKDPRDGSVYKTVKIGIQTWMAQNLDLKTEESSESRYNCGKLYTWGEAVDLSRPFNTYCSTTDVFNYKGICPDGWHLPQVHDWNILVNYVKKQGYTDIGAALKSNRNGAWPEDSTATDAFGFSAVYGGYVSYAGVYVTYGSVGHTESCYWFAEEDGPSFSENYAREICFSKGGAGGGGGTFKEQKNFVRCVKNYDIDEGATPAPKAGSVYDSVANTLTDLRDNKVYKTTQIVDQVWMAENLVYVTEGGYADKGVGSKCTSGIVDSVYSCYYRWNAALDVPSGNMMEKVEVPEKPQGLCPSGWHIPSKNEFEHLYENIGKNVADISSVSGWRSINNFEPATGFNLYPLGYYIACGFEDYSYTGLWTAENDSSTGGAYMFSSGTSMRSSDIAKRKYLPVRCIRDEGATPIEFTDFGTYTDTRDDKVYRTTKIGEDTWMADNMNYIDTTSLLKKGSVCYDSTDSNCTTYGRLYTWNAATLGGTEQGVCPSGWHVSTRTDWDNLEKAVNNTAKIGTLLKATRLWKEIAYPKNEFGFTAIPAGYYDGKFAGLGTSAQFWTSTIVSDSSAFYYSISNANTVLEKFAKSKTVARSVRCVKNKE
- a CDS encoding 50S ribosomal protein L11 methyltransferase, producing the protein MQKIDTWYKAEGYCPAEEFELASYLLFEAGVATLEELDPKAEGRTDFCFYTGDKAERDRIVNEFPQYHFSVSEEPAKDWDKWWRDRAQPVSVSPHLWVRPPWVEFTPDDPKAVVLELEAKTAFGTGEHDTTSSCATLMESIDFNGKTVLDIGTGTGILAMYARRMGARMAVGTEIDPLTIPCIAENFERNGFKECDCILGFLDAFKDGAKFDVILCNMIRSELWPLRDDIEDLLAEGGELIISGQLLTEKDYILKWFEEAGFKVKEERISTEWWSVLAHS
- a CDS encoding pyridoxal phosphate-dependent aminotransferase codes for the protein MKPLSNRTEHFTESVIRHMTRIANACGAINLSQGFPDFDPPKALQDRLAEVAHTGPHQYALTIGAQNFREALSKKQERFSGLRYDPQTEMVITCGSTEAMMVSMMSICNPGDKVVIFSPFYENYTADTILSGASPIYVPLDPHDFTFDANVLEDAMKQPGVKALVLCNPSNPSGKVFTREELQIIADLAIKYDLYVITDEVYEHIVFAPHHHTYLATLPGMRERTIECSSLSKSYSITGWRLGYVLAAEPIMNCIKKIHDFTVVGAASPLQETALTALNFGDDYYQELQAHYTHMKEIFTGGLHNLGFKFTEPQGTYFVMMDISEFGYKSDDQFCIDLAQKVGVAAVPGSSFFREPVNHLIRFHFAKKDETLYDALNRLECLRKKMK
- a CDS encoding Fic family protein, producing MIVSKPLFIHQYPDWTKFRYNAQSVIDALGQTRLLEGALVGVADLVCNTEFETKMLARDIAANYALDGTELNLQNLEDEIQKKNSAKNDIRNFVGAIQNAKLPLTEERLFAWHAAIGQNKVKSFRTKESGIGTFTGVSPERIPLEIGRFIDWFENSTQDGAIKAAIAHFWFLTIRPFEDGNGRIARALSAMLLARSEDTTRCQYALNEQILSDREKYIETLFKAQAGNGDLTEWILWFLGAMQKSIEECKREITGALKKMQLMQKNDQVDLSSRERKIVEAVCNGVLPAIFSVKEVAAFTGTSHDSALRDIQDMIQKEIVRPENKGGRSQKYSLI
- a CDS encoding epoxyqueuosine reductase QueH → MEQQSNAPKHNYQRDLDYIIRRLERTGEVPTLLLHACCAPCSSYTIEYLSQYFKITLFYYNPNIAPDEEYRHRVEEIKRFVAEFKTKHPVTLIEGEYDPKKFYDTVRGLENEPEGGARCRKCFELRLAESARLAKELNCEYFTTTLTISPMKNAQVLNEVVQEQCDIYGIRRLPSDFKKKGGYKRSIQLSAEYNLYRQNYCGCVYSKRDAEKNEV
- a CDS encoding YgiQ family radical SAM protein yields the protein MYDPRFLPICKEDLDELGWDYVDVIIISADAYVDHPCFGHAVVGRLFEHEGLRVAILPQPNWRDDLRDFKKLGKPRMFFAISSGMDSMVNHYTAAKRLRSDDAFTPGNKAGFRPDYATYTYAKILKKLYPDVPLLIGGLESSLRRVTHYDYWSDRLKPSILFDTQADILVYGMGEKPLKEIVRLLKKGVPFSSLHSIPQTAYLAPKGQIPTTKQWEDLRLYSYEECLANKRNQIDNCRKVDIECNKWFQRRILQDVAEQTVVINPAYPPLEYGELDESFEYPYAREPHPRYRKRGNVPAFDMIKFSINTHRGCFGGCSFCAINAHQGKFIASRSRESILREVDLITKMDGFAGTITDLGGPSANMYNMRGRDPSRCQKCARPSCLTPKVCDNMDTHHHELLELYREVRNHPKVKHLFIGSGVRYDMLLQETDDKELIRDHEEYARELIDYHVSGRLKVAPEHTSDAVLKLMRKPSFTLFHKFKEFFDDECKRIGKRQQIIPYFISSHPGCTEADMAELALETKQLGFQLEQVQDFTPTPMTIATEMFYSEMTPDGKPLYVAKTPEQKRSQRQFFFWYIPENRPQIRATLERLKLGKIGRLLLSRSAKAEGKEFFPSKEREENEDYRQREQQKREQRVVTIVPQKSGDKGRWENSARKERRAAQFGEPRNDRREERKSFHSDRKFNGNKGRDFHSNKDNRGNREQNNRNEKRNNSPVQFSSMRRGK
- a CDS encoding NUDIX hydrolase, whose protein sequence is MEFESIEKIHQGKFITRYDIHYRTVSGKAKTYEMISRNPDITGLKDMLEKKPHAVVMIMHDCTGQKLLLCKEYRMAVGESIYNFPAGLIDPGESYEEAAARELREETGLTLMRIDEVWKPSYSAVGFSNERNVVVLGVAGGEIRPSDSEVEEIQAQWFDKKQIREILKDERLSARTQTYCAMWSRT